The segment CTGCCTGTGTACGCAGGCTGAGGATTGTTTGTCTGGAGGTGGTATGGCTGAGATGGATTGTCCCGTCGTATGCCATGGTTAAAAAGCTCTTGTTCCTTTTCGAGGGCACCACTGTCATTGCCTGCGCAGTATGCGGCTGAAAGGTGTGTATCTTTTTGAGAATGGTTTTCGCAGGGTTGTTTTTACGTACCTGCATCCAGGAACTTATTGCACCCTCCTGATCACATGCTATAAGCGTGATATCTCCCAACACAAAACCCAGCACGGTGATAGCTTTATCCGATATTTTTCGTATCTCGTGAACGAAAGGGTTTTTTTTGTCCCTGATATTGATATGGATTAATTTTCCCGTGGAAGTTCCGGCATAGAGGTTTTCCATAAACGAATCAATAGCCAGCGATGTTATCTTAACCGTGTCTTCCGGTTCCGTTATACCGGAAGGAAAGGCGGACGATTCACGCATGGCATACGACGGAGATTGATTTACGAGATGAGTTAAATCCTTCCTGAATTCTGTTTTTTCCCCTGTGCCAAAAAGGGTTCTTCTGACTTCCGTATGTTTTACTAATAATCTGTTATCGGTTGTGCTGGCAACCGTAATTGTTGCCCTGTCGTCACTTTTCGACACAACATGTTGGATCTCCTGGCCTTTTTCATCGATTTTTAGTGTTTCACCTTTTGCTATTTGGGGAGTGATGATTCTTCTCCCGTCTTCATAGGATTCTGAAAAAGTAATAAAGACTGTCATGATGCTTCCGTCATACATTCCGAGGACGAGACGATTCTGATCTTTGTATACAGAGGTTATTATGCTCTCCCGTACCAATTCCTCATCTGGCTCTTCGTGGGTATGGTTTGTTTCAGGAGAAAGACCAGCAGCAGGAACCGTGTGATTATTACCGGGACTCTGGTTCACTTCAGAAGAAGTATCTGCCATGTTTGTAATATGGTATCTTTTAACGATTTTGTTATCTGATAAGGAGATAAACTCTATTCTTCCATCCTGATAAACCGTATAGGCAGTTTCCTGGTATTCGTCTATATCAACGAAAACCACCTTGCCATGGGCAGAATAGCTCGCCACCTCTAATACTTTCGCGCTTTTAAAAAGCGGGTGCACCTCTGAGAGGATAAAGAAAAACAAGGCAAGTACGATAAAAATCGTAAACGAGCCGCCAATCGTGATAATGCAGCGGGCTGTTTTATCAGCGATTTTTCTTCTTTTTAAGGTTTCCATGGATAATTTGTAAAATGGTTCAATGAAAATGAAATTTCTATGATATTCTGTTCACAAAGGAGGATGCAAATTTTTTATAACTATTCAACTCAATGCTCTTCGGCCAATTCCCCCGTAACAAAGGGGATTCAGGGGGTTGTAATAAAACATGAAAATTGAACAACCCTCTACCCCACTTTAATAAGGGGGAATATGGTAAATTTTGCTGAATAGTTACAATATTTTTCAGGCCCCGTTCCGGAAGGAACGAGGAATCTTCAGGATGTCCCTTTCTGGTGGAAATGGCTCTTACAGCAGGTGAAAATTCCTGTAAAATTCATAAAATCTTATGTTGCTATTGTTTTCGTTAACACACAGGGGGCGAAGCATTCGCTGATGTTTAACTTGTATTCCGTGCTGCAAATGCTTCGCCCCCTGCAACGAATAGGGAATTCCTATGCGTTACATGCTATGTTTTCCAACACCGTTTGTTATTGCCTGAAGATTTGCATGTGTTATTATAAAAGGAATAAAAAGGAGAAGCAATTCCTGATTAAAAAATAATCTGGTATTGTATTCTGAATATATTTTCGTGTTTCGTCTGTTCTCCGGCATCTGTTACAAAATGACTAAAGTCTGACTGTATCTTTGAACGATGTTTGCGGAAGTAATAGTTTAGACCAATGGTATATTCCCTGTGGAGATCCCTGGATGTATCCTTGTCGGGATCAAGCAGAGAATAACGTGCGGCAAGCTCCAGTTTTTTTGGCAACACAAAGTATCCAAGCTGGGTAAAGAACCCTTCGGATTTTATAGAACCACCACCGTCATGGTCGTGTGACATTATATAATATTCATTCTCCCATGCAATTCCTTTATATCTGAGACCAAAATCAAAGACACCTGCAGTGCCAGCCTCCTCGCTAGGTTTATCCCGCAGTTTTGGATTAAAAACAACAGCAGCCCCCATGGTTGCCTTTAAGGTCCCGGAATGTGCAAGATCGGTGTCACTATAATAATCAAATTTTCCAAACGGGTTATATCTTACACTAAGCACATACATGAGTTTGTTATCAATATTGACATTTGCAGTTTCACCGGCTCCGGTAAACACCGCAGCATGATATTCCACATGGCCGTTGAAAGGCAGTCCGTAGATATTGAGTCCATAATCCCTGTCCTGATCGAAGAATTCACTGGCGATTGCTCTATCTATAAGTAGGAGCTTGGAAGATGATGTGACCCTATGCCTATTAAACGGTACTATAAAATATCCAATCTTGGCATTTAATTCCTTCTGTGGAGTCCAGTACACATAAAAATCTCTCAGATTAACGTCTCTTGCTCTGTCAGCATCTAATGAAACATAATAATGTAAAAGTTTGCCATAAATATTCCCCCCGAAGTAAACCCTTGCCCGGCGAACTTCGAGAGTGCTTGTATCTTTTTCTCTATCTCTGTCCCGGAATGTATATTGGAATTGTAATCTGGCTCCAAAATGTAACGAGTATTTGTTATCGGCGGTTTTAAGACTTAATGAATATTTATCATCGTCAGGGGTATAGGCGAGTGTAACGGCTGATGGATCGGGGTCCTTTTTTTCCCGTGCTTCGTTTGAAGAGAGATAGCTTTCCACTTCCTGTTTAACTTCTTCCTTTACAGGCAGGGAGTCTATACGTTTTTTTAAGGCCTCTATTTGTGCCTGTTGCCGTAGCATGGACTCTTCCATTTGCTTCAACTGCCGTTTTAAATCTTCTATTTCATTTTCAGACATTTCTTCTGTATTCATGGCCTCCCGGGCAAATACATTGGGTAATATGCTATTTATGTATAGGTTGTAAAAGAGGACCGCAAGCAACGAGATATACCCGCACCGCAATGTGTTCATGTTTACCTTCCTTCCCTCCCTTCTTCCTTTCTTTCGTACTGGAAATACACCACCATTAAAATTAACATGATATTTTATGAAATCTTTGGCAACTGCATAAGGTTGCCAACCTTTCTTTTGTGTACGAATTATAAAACCTGAATATTAGGGGAGTGTTAAGAAATTGTTAATTTTGTGTTAAATTAAAAATATGTTCGTACACTTAATCCCCTTTTCCAGGAAGAACATGGTGTTGCTTACAACTGCATGGATAAATTCCCCTTAATAACTGGGACAGGGGTTTGTTATAGTACTCAAAGTATTAAACCAAACATATTTTCAATCGACGGGAAAACTAACCCGCCGGTCATTAGAGATTGCTTCGCTTACACTCGCAACGACCGTGTACTTGTCATTGCGAGGGTCTTTTCCGAAGCAATCCCACCACTGTACAACCGTCATTGTGAAGGCAAAGCCTGAGGCAATCCCTCCCCCATGAGATTGCTTCGTCACTTCGTTACTCGCAATGACCGAAATAGTCTTTTTTGGTGGGCAGTGCCCACCCTACACTCTAATCGTTTCCATCACGAAGAAAAACACTAATTTCATGTTTAGAAATTCCAAACATGGTGTTCCTTTCCCTTGATGGGGGTGGCCAGGTGGGGGAAAGGGGAAAGGGGAAAGGGGAAAGGCATATCACCCTTCCCGAACTTTGCCCAAAAAGTGAGGGAGATAATTAGGCGCTAAAGGCCTAACCCGAACGAGTAGCAGGAGAAAGGTAGGGCAAGGCTTTGGCCTTGTTATTTAAAGCAGAGATACTTCACTCCGTTCAGCATGACAACAAAATCATTCTGGGTTGACAGCGAAGAATCTCATACATAGCCGGCGACATTAATGTGTAATTTTCTTAAGTTCCTCTGCAACAACTGATGCCGGCAAAGGCAAGTAGCCGTCTTTCAGGACGATTTCCTGACCTTCAGCGCTCAGGATAAAGGTAATGAATTCCCTTACCAGGGGATCAAGGGGCTGGCCGGGGTTTTTGTTAATATAAATATAAAGAAACCTTGACAGGGGATAAGAACCATCCAGAACATTTTCCATATTTGCCTCGTAATGGGGTTCTCCTTCTTTAAATGCAAGAGGCACTGTGCGTACACCTGATGTTATATATCCGATGCCGCTGTATCCCATACCGTAGCGGTCTTCTGTCACACCCTGCACAACAGAGGCTGATCCTGGCTGTTCTTTGACAATATTTTTGAAATCTCCCTTGTAAAGTGCCTCTTCCTTAAAAAATCCATACGTGCCTGATGCAGAGTTACGGCCGTAGAGACTTACCGGTCTTGGCGCCCATCTTCCTGTCAGTCCAAGTTGTCCCCATGTTCTGATATCTTCTTTATAGCTACCTCTTCTGGTACTTGAGAAGACGGCGTCAACCTGGGGCAGACTCATGCCCTTTAAAGGATTGTCTTTGTGTACATATATTGCAAGGGCATCCAATGCTACTTTTATTTCCGATGGTTTGTAACCGTATCTTTTTTCAAAAGCATCTATTTCTGTGGGTTTCATTGCCCTGCTCATGGGGCCTATTTGTGATGTCCCCGATATCAATGCAGGCGGGGCAGTGGAAGAACCTTTGCCTTCGATTTGTATCTTTACATTCGGATATGCCCTGTTAAACCCCTCTGCCCAGTAAGTCATAAGATTATTGAGCGTATCTGAACCGATACTGTTCAGATTCCCCGATACCCCTTCAACTCTGATGTAAGGTTTCATTGCTGTTTCTGCATGCAATGCTGCGGCATGTAGAAATACTCCCATTGGTATACTGAGATAAAGTATTGTCAAAAATGATCTTAGATATTTTTCCACAGATGTTTTCTCCTTATATTTGGTTTCCGGGATTCCTTCCATAATTTACACTTTCCCCATATTATAGCGAAAAGTAAAACGATATACGAGCAGAATGGTAATACATTTAAACATAGTCAAAAAGCTCAACGTTTTTTTTATCACTTCATTTTCTCCTTCATTATTTGAATGATTTCTTAAACAGCAGGGTACGTTAAAAAACAATCTGATATTGTATTCTGAATACATTTTCGTGCTTTGTCTCTATCCCGGCATCTGTTACGAGATGACTAAAGTCTGATTGTATCTTTGAACGATGCCCACGGAAATAGTAGTTTAAACCAACGGTATATTCCCTGCGAATATCCCTGGATCTGTCTTTGTCCGGATCAAGCAGAGAATAACGTGCAGCAAGCTCCAGTTTTTTTGGCAACACAAAGTATCCAAGCTGGGTAAAGAATCCGTCGGATTTTATAGAACCACCACCATCAGGGTCGTGTGACATAAGATAATATTCATTTTCCCACGCAATCCCTTTATATCTGAGACCAAAATCAAAGGCTCCTGCAGTGCCAGCCTTTTCGCTGGGTTTATCACGGAGCTTAGGATTAAAAACAACAGAAGCTCCCATGGTTGCCTTTAAAGTTTCGGAATAAGTAATATCGCTTTCTCCGTAATAGTCGAAACTTCCAAAAGGATTATATCTTACACTGAGCACATACATGAGTTTGTTATCGAAATTTGTATTAACATTTTCCCCTGCTCCGGTGAATATGGCAGCATGATATTCCATATGTCCATCGAAAGGCCGTCCGTAGATATCCAGACCATAATCTCTGTCCTGATCAAAAAACTCACTGGAAATTGACCTGTCCAGAAGCAAGAGCTTTGCGGATGTTGCTACTCTTTGTCTGTGAGAAGGTACCTTGAAAAACCCGATCTTTGCATTTAATTCCTTTGCTGGGGTCCAGAATACATAAAAATCCCGGAGATTAATATTTCTGGCATTATCCGCATCTAAGTCAACATAGTAATGCAAGAGTTTACCATAAATATTGCCACCGGCGTAGACTCTTGCCCGCCTGATGTTTAGTGTGCTAATGTCTTGCTCCTCGTCTTTGTCTCTGAAAGTATACCGGAATTGTAACCTGCCTCCCAGACGTAATGAATATTTGCTATCGGTTGTGCTGATGCGAAAAGAATATTTATCATCATCAGGGGTATAGGCTGCTGTAAATGTTGGCAACCCAAGCCCCATTTTTTTCCGTGCTTCGTCTGAGGAAAGATAACTTTCCACCTCCTGTTTAACTTCTTCCTTTACGGACTGTTTGACGTCTTCCTTTAGCGACAGAGATTCAATATGCTTCTTTAGGTACTCCATCTGTTCCTGTTGTCTTTGCAAAGACCCTTCCATTTGTTTCAACTGCAGCTTTAAAACCTCGATGTCGTCTGCGGGTTGTGCAAACACACGGGGTGCAATGCTCTGCATAGCCAGGTTATAAAAGAGAACTGCAAACAACAAGATACACGCATACCGCAATTTGTTCATAATTCTTTCCATCCATCCTTTCTTGTTTTCAAAATTGCACTACGGGTAGCATAATAATATTCCTGTGTACGAGGCTAAGATGCCTTTTACGTAGCGAATTATAAAACCTGAATATTAGGGGAGTGTTAAGAAATTGTTAATTTTGTGTTAACTTAAAAATAGTTTTATGTATGAATTTCTGCAGTGGTTTCCGGTATTTCTTATGACGGGATGGTGTTTTTTTGAACAATTATGCATGTTCTGTATGGCGTAGTAACAATAAATGATTTTCATTAGAAGGCAGGAAGGGCATGCAGTGAACGCCTGACACGAATCTTCTGAATTGCTGGAGAAATATAGGGTAAGGCTTGCGTCTTGCAATCGAAACCGGGGTGCTTTGTTTGCCTCGTTCAGTATCCATTTTTAAAGGGAGACATTGGATGTATGAAGTCTTTTTTGCTGGCTTGAAACATTAATGTTCAATTTTTTTGAGTTCTTCTGCAATAATGAATGCCGGTAAAGGCAAATATCCGTCTTTCACGACGATTTGTATTCTCACATTCAGGTATATCCTGTTAAATCCTTCAGCCCAGTAAGTCATGAGGTTATTGAGGGTGTCTGAGCCGATGCTGTTCAGGTTACCGGATACACCTTTAGACCTGACGTAAGGCTTAATATCCGTTTCACCATATACGGTATGATGATTCATAGTTCCTGCCATGCTGATAAGAATTACCAGGAAGTACCAGAGTTTATTTGTCATGATATTTTCTCCTCATACATCAAAACTATTTGACCGGCTATTTAGTTAAAAGATAATTTGATATTGTAAAATGTCCATTTCTTTGGCATCAGAAAAATCTCCTCCTTTTATCGTTATTTAAATGCATTTATCGATACTTCAATATAGAAAAAGTGTGAATTTTCAGACCGGCCGGTGTTGCGCGTGAACTCCCCAGGTTTGAAATAGGCATAGCCGGTGCTGGTATCGATACAGGATGTAAGTTTATATCTTATGCGGATGTTATATTCCTGTCCGATGAAATTACCGCTTTTGCCGGATCGGTCACGGAGGTTTGCAGCATTCCAACGGTCAGTATCACTGGCGAGCCAATAGATGGCATAGGCTGTATCGATTCTCAGTTTTTTGGCCGGACTGAACTCAAAGATTAATTTGGGGTTGCTGATGTTTTCCATTTGAAAATAATCATTACTTGACCAGGGCCGTGCGAAGCCGAACAACCTTTCGAATCGTTGGTTTTTGTTATCGGTGGGATCCCGGTCGCCGCTAGCATAACCATAGAATAAGGCGAGGCGAGGTAGCCACAGGTGGTCAAAGGTATAGCCCACTTCGCTGGTGGAGGCGAATGCGCTGTGTTGTTCCGTCCCGTGACGGCCAAATTGATAAATTACCTGGAGGTCGTAGTCGAAACCGGTGTTACCGACAATGCCGTAACCGCGCAGACCGGCCGTATGGATGTCGCGGTCGATGTTACTCCGCCCACCGTCTTGCCTGAGTCCTAGATAATAGGGTTGGAGTGTCACGATGTGTGACCATCGACGCCAGTTTCCAATCGTGCCGTAAAACCATTGTTCTTCGATAGGCCGGTCCAGGTCGTACTTAAGTCTTTCAAGTGGTTGCACAGCGAGCATGTTCAGCTGCCAGTCGTTTATCTGTTGGCCAAAGGTGGCCCGAAAACCCTGGAAGGTATTCGTAGTATTGCGCCATTCGTTACGGGCAATCAGGCGACGATCCATAAATTCAAATGCCATGCGGCCGGCCTTGATGCTAAGCGGGCGTTCAGCACCCAGTCCTTCCTTGAAATAGAGTTCGACAAATGCCTGAATGGGTTCGAATTCATTAACGTCACGGATATCCCGGTTGAACTGGCTGTTGTAGCGTCGCGCGTCTTCAAGCTCGATAGTAAATCGGAAAGGATCCCATATTTCCCTGAGTGCCAGGAATGCACGGGTACGCAGCAGGACAGGTTCGTCAACGGTATTGATATTCCTCCGGAAATCGTTGTTGCGATACTCATACCGTAAACGGTAGTCCAGGCCGACATCGAGCCAGTAGATGTCCCTGAAGATATCGATACCGGTTAGATTCAAAGTACGGACGTAACGTGGTGGCTCGGTCTCGGTCCGTGTACCGTAGCTGCGTCTTTCCACAAAATAATTACGGGTTTCCGGGGCTGCTTCATTTACTGTTATTTTTGTAAGCTGCTCAATATTTTGAGCAAATGTCCCGTACCGCGGATACCTTGTGTTAAAAAAAAATACCAATAGCAATATTACGGAATATTTGTACCGTATAATATTTACCATAACTCTCCTTTGTTCTGAAAACCAGTAACATCGCAGTGAACCACAAAGATACTGACCTACCATCTTACTGTAATTCAGTTAGTATAAAATCTATAGAAAAGTAGAATATTGTACCGTTAATTGAATAAATAAAAATATGGATTACTAATAAGGATATATGTAATATATTGACAATATTAATGATATAGTTTATAAACTAATTTAGTCTAGAAGAAAATACGTAGCATATAAACTCTATATAAATAGTAGAAAATATAGTGGTTTATCTTTTTTGTCAAGTCTTTTTTGGTGGTTTGTATCCTGTGCAAATTTCTTAAAAAGGTATATTAAGGTTTTATCAACAGTATGTCATATGTGACATAGCGATATTAAATAATATATACGGAATCGGTATCAAAAATCAGATTTTTGATGGACAAGCAATAATAAACATCCTTGAATTGATAGGTATTTGATGCTATAAAAAAACTTGGAGAACTTCTATACATATAGTGACTTAAATAATGCCGCATAATTCCCGTAAGGTATTGTTCGGTTTTCATAATGTCAAAGATCTCAGGCATTATTTATGTTGTTATGTATACTAAAGCGCGACATAGAATTTTAGTAATCTTTTATTTATTTTGAAAATAACTGTTTGGGTGGAATGACTATGGGTTTGCAAAAATTCAAAACTACATTATTTGGATGTTGTAATTTGGTGCTTGTTTCGTTTTTTCTTAAATTATAGGCAATAAAAATGTACGCGATTTATCCAACAAAGCCGTTTTTAATAGCTTCAATATAGAGGGGGTATGCTATGAAAATTAGTACACGAAACGTTATAAAAGGTATTAAAAAATCCATTTATGGGAAATGAAGTATGGATTCGTGTGAGGAATTGGCTTGGCCTGGAGCGGAATATCCTTGTTATGCTCAGCGCCCTTCTTATTTTGGGCATGGGTGAAGAACTCTGGATACGGTTTGTTCCCAAGTATCTGGAATATCTGGGTGCCAGCGTCTGGGTTATCGCTGTTTATGGTACGTTGAAAAGGTTTCTGGACGCTGTTTATCAGTATCCTGGTGGCTGGCTGGCAGACAGGCTGGGACGGCGCGCTTCATTAATATTCTTTATCATACTGGCCATTATCGGCTACTTGCTCTATCTTCTTGGGCCTGGCTGGAAGTGGGTCATGATCGGTACCTTTTTTGTGATGGCCTGGAGCAGTTTAACCTTGCCGGCAATATTTAGCATTATTGGCGATAGTTTGCCCAGGACACACCGCTCAATTGGTTTCGGTGTTCAGTCTATCTTGAAACGGGTACCGGTTGTACTTGGCCCTTTTCTTGGCGGTTTCATTATTGCATCGGCCGGTATGGCCAGTGGAATGAAACTTGGTTTTGGTATTACGATCATTCTGGCCCTGATAGCTGTTTTTATTGTACTTTATTATTACAGGGAAAGCGTACCTCTGTTTCAAAGTAATACGAATTTTGTCAATATCTGGCGTAATATGGATACGCGCTTCAAATGGCTGCTGGTAGCCGACTGTCTGGCGCGGTGGGCAGGGGGAATGCCCGAGGTCTTTGTTGTTCTTTATATTGTCAATATTCGTGGATTGGACATTTTCCATTTTGGATGGCTTACGAGTATTCAGATGTTAACGGCGATTCTGATTTATATTCCTATAGCCAAACTCTCAGACCGGATGAATCGTAAACCGTTTGTTTTAATAACCTTTGCCTTTTTTGCCCTCTTTCCGCTGGTATTGGTAAACGCAACCAGTTTCTTTTGGGTGGTACTGGCTTTTGTGATTGCCGGTCTGAGGGAGGTTGGAGAGCCTGCCCGGAAGGCCCTTATTGTCGATCTGGCACACGAAGCGGCACGAGGCCGTACGGTTGGGATGTATTACCTCATCCGCGGTCTTGCCGTCTTTCCCGCCTCACTGGCAGGCGGCTGGCTTTGGACCATCGACAATCAACTCCCTTTTTATAGTGCGGCTCTTGTGGGAACGGCTGGTTTTCTGGTTTATATGGTATGGGGTCCTTCCGGTAAAATTACCTGCTGAACAAAGGCGTTGACAGATTTCTTGTTTATCGTTACAGATGTACCGTGGTGTAACAATGATAGTATTAAACACTTTTCTTATAGAAAAAATGAAATGCCACCGCATTGCTTATTTTGTTATTATAGTACCTGATGACCGGTTTTTTTTGAAATTTTCCGTGCCAGAGGATTTTGATCTTATAAAATAAAAAAATTTATTTGTAATTATGAGCGGTTTTTTCTTATTCTATGCAGAATACTGAATTCTCTATATTTATAAATTTTTTGAAGGTAAATTATGGTTATGATCAAATCAGGTATTATCTCTTTCATTTTTTTATTGGGTATATTGGTATTTTCTGTTTATACGTATGCACAGCAGGGGCAGAAGGTGACTGTTTCTGAAATCATTGGGGAACGAAGGGAATATTATTTTGATGATAATATCGTTGGTGAATTACCGTTCGGTTTTCAAAGTACGCTGACCGG is part of the Candidatus Jettenia sp. AMX2 genome and harbors:
- a CDS encoding ABC transporter permease subunit codes for the protein METLKRRKIADKTARCIITIGGSFTIFIVLALFFFILSEVHPLFKSAKVLEVASYSAHGKVVFVDIDEYQETAYTVYQDGRIEFISLSDNKIVKRYHITNMADTSSEVNQSPGNNHTVPAAGLSPETNHTHEEPDEELVRESIITSVYKDQNRLVLGMYDGSIMTVFITFSESYEDGRRIITPQIAKGETLKIDEKGQEIQHVVSKSDDRATITVASTTDNRLLVKHTEVRRTLFGTGEKTEFRKDLTHLVNQSPSYAMRESSAFPSGITEPEDTVKITSLAIDSFMENLYAGTSTGKLIHINIRDKKNPFVHEIRKISDKAITVLGFVLGDITLIACDQEGAISSWMQVRKNNPAKTILKKIHTFQPHTAQAMTVVPSKRNKSFLTMAYDGTIHLSHTTSRQTILSLRTQAEPTAIAFSPRGNGILVACTDNTLYHWNISNPHPEITLKTLFGRIWYEGYEKPEFIWQSTGGAGDYEPKLSLVPLIFGTIKGTLYSLVIAMPIGILAALYTSQFLHRRIKFIKPAIEIMAALPSVILGFLAALWFAPLIESIFPAIVIAPLFIVLFTAIALFSWGFLPDWIQSKYRYGIEALFLIPFLIGAVYVSIQLTTISESILFQGDYRHWLLSVLGLHYDQRNALIVGFAMGFAIIPVIFTISEDALSNVPANLSSASLALGATPWQTAVRVVLPTASPGIFSAVMIGFGRAVGETMIVLMATGNTPIMDWNPFNGFRALSANIAVEIPEAPIGGTLYRVLFFAALLLFITTFIVNTASEMVRQRMRKKYSKL
- a CDS encoding porin is translated as MNTEEMSENEIEDLKRQLKQMEESMLRQQAQIEALKKRIDSLPVKEEVKQEVESYLSSNEAREKKDPDPSAVTLAYTPDDDKYSLSLKTADNKYSLHFGARLQFQYTFRDRDREKDTSTLEVRRARVYFGGNIYGKLLHYYVSLDADRARDVNLRDFYVYWTPQKELNAKIGYFIVPFNRHRVTSSSKLLLIDRAIASEFFDQDRDYGLNIYGLPFNGHVEYHAAVFTGAGETANVNIDNKLMYVLSVRYNPFGKFDYYSDTDLAHSGTLKATMGAAVVFNPKLRDKPSEEAGTAGVFDFGLRYKGIAWENEYYIMSHDHDGGGSIKSEGFFTQLGYFVLPKKLELAARYSLLDPDKDTSRDLHREYTIGLNYYFRKHRSKIQSDFSHFVTDAGEQTKHENIFRIQYQIIF
- a CDS encoding PstS family phosphate ABC transporter substrate-binding protein: MEKYLRSFLTILYLSIPMGVFLHAAALHAETAMKPYIRVEGVSGNLNSIGSDTLNNLMTYWAEGFNRAYPNVKIQIEGKGSSTAPPALISGTSQIGPMSRAMKPTEIDAFEKRYGYKPSEIKVALDALAIYVHKDNPLKGMSLPQVDAVFSSTRRGSYKEDIRTWGQLGLTGRWAPRPVSLYGRNSASGTYGFFKEEALYKGDFKNIVKEQPGSASVVQGVTEDRYGMGYSGIGYITSGVRTVPLAFKEGEPHYEANMENVLDGSYPLSRFLYIYINKNPGQPLDPLVREFITFILSAEGQEIVLKDGYLPLPASVVAEELKKITH
- a CDS encoding porin, coding for MNKLRYACILLFAVLFYNLAMQSIAPRVFAQPADDIEVLKLQLKQMEGSLQRQQEQMEYLKKHIESLSLKEDVKQSVKEEVKQEVESYLSSDEARKKMGLGLPTFTAAYTPDDDKYSFRISTTDSKYSLRLGGRLQFRYTFRDKDEEQDISTLNIRRARVYAGGNIYGKLLHYYVDLDADNARNINLRDFYVFWTPAKELNAKIGFFKVPSHRQRVATSAKLLLLDRSISSEFFDQDRDYGLDIYGRPFDGHMEYHAAIFTGAGENVNTNFDNKLMYVLSVRYNPFGSFDYYGESDITYSETLKATMGASVVFNPKLRDKPSEKAGTAGAFDFGLRYKGIAWENEYYLMSHDPDGGGSIKSDGFFTQLGYFVLPKKLELAARYSLLDPDKDRSRDIRREYTVGLNYYFRGHRSKIQSDFSHLVTDAGIETKHENVFRIQYQIVF
- a CDS encoding alginate export family protein; the encoded protein is MVGQYLCGSLRCYWFSEQRRVMVNIIRYKYSVILLLVFFFNTRYPRYGTFAQNIEQLTKITVNEAAPETRNYFVERRSYGTRTETEPPRYVRTLNLTGIDIFRDIYWLDVGLDYRLRYEYRNNDFRRNINTVDEPVLLRTRAFLALREIWDPFRFTIELEDARRYNSQFNRDIRDVNEFEPIQAFVELYFKEGLGAERPLSIKAGRMAFEFMDRRLIARNEWRNTTNTFQGFRATFGQQINDWQLNMLAVQPLERLKYDLDRPIEEQWFYGTIGNWRRWSHIVTLQPYYLGLRQDGGRSNIDRDIHTAGLRGYGIVGNTGFDYDLQVIYQFGRHGTEQHSAFASTSEVGYTFDHLWLPRLALFYGYASGDRDPTDNKNQRFERLFGFARPWSSNDYFQMENISNPKLIFEFSPAKKLRIDTAYAIYWLASDTDRWNAANLRDRSGKSGNFIGQEYNIRIRYKLTSCIDTSTGYAYFKPGEFTRNTGRSENSHFFYIEVSINAFK
- a CDS encoding MFS transporter; the encoded protein is MGNEVWIRVRNWLGLERNILVMLSALLILGMGEELWIRFVPKYLEYLGASVWVIAVYGTLKRFLDAVYQYPGGWLADRLGRRASLIFFIILAIIGYLLYLLGPGWKWVMIGTFFVMAWSSLTLPAIFSIIGDSLPRTHRSIGFGVQSILKRVPVVLGPFLGGFIIASAGMASGMKLGFGITIILALIAVFIVLYYYRESVPLFQSNTNFVNIWRNMDTRFKWLLVADCLARWAGGMPEVFVVLYIVNIRGLDIFHFGWLTSIQMLTAILIYIPIAKLSDRMNRKPFVLITFAFFALFPLVLVNATSFFWVVLAFVIAGLREVGEPARKALIVDLAHEAARGRTVGMYYLIRGLAVFPASLAGGWLWTIDNQLPFYSAALVGTAGFLVYMVWGPSGKITC